A genomic window from Aythya fuligula isolate bAytFul2 chromosome 15, bAytFul2.pri, whole genome shotgun sequence includes:
- the NUDT16L1 gene encoding tudor-interacting repair regulator protein isoform X2, protein MAAMGAMAALGALPAGAGALPPLPTLGVPGVPELKPLTRYEAMRLGPGWSHSCHAMLYAPNPGMLFGRIPLRYAVLVMGMVRVPLYTQKDRMGGLPNFLGNSFVGTAKFQLLFALKILNMVPEEKLAEAVAATQKPKKPAIDHAAAAKAANELAGPARAGNEFQDSAENQAAAQAAAELAEQPAAVPESQAALEQLAAAPVAEAVAAEQPVQPRADAAAEQAVAEPME, encoded by the exons ATGGCGGCCATGGGCGCGATGGCGGCCCTGGGGGCGCTGCCGGCGGGCGCGGGGGCGCTGCCGCCGCTGCCGACGCTGGGGGTGCCGGGCGTGCCCGAGCTGAAGCCGCTGACGCGCTACGAGGCCATGCGGCTGGGCCCCGGCTGGAGCCACTCGTGCCACGCCATGCTCTACGCGCCCAACCCGGGCATGCTGTTCGGCCGCATCCCGCTGCGCTACGCCGTGCTG GTGATGGGCATGGTTCGTGTCCCCCTCTACACCCAGAAGGACCGCATGGGTGGGCTGCCAAACTTCCTGGGCAACTCCTTTGTTGGAACTGCCAAATTCCAGCTGCTCTTTGCCCTGAAGATCTTGAACATGGTGCCGGAGGAGAAGCTGGCCGAGGCGGTGGCAGCCACGCAGAAGCCGAAGAAGCCGGCGATCGACCACGCGGCAGCGGCTAAGGCAGCGAACGAGCTGGCGGGGCCTGCTAGAGCGGGCAACGAATTTCAAGATAGTGCCGAGAACCAGGCGGCTGCGCAGGCCGCGGCTGAGCTAGCGGAGCAGCCGGCGGCCGTGCCGGAGAGCCAGGCTGCGTTGGAGCAGCTGGCGGCTGCGCCCGTGGCCGAGGCCGTGGCGGCGGAGCAGCCggtgcagcccagggcagaCGCTGCGGCAGAGCAGGCGGTGGCTGAGCCGATGGAGTGA
- the NUDT16L1 gene encoding tudor-interacting repair regulator protein isoform X1, translated as MAAMGAMAALGALPAGAGALPPLPTLGVPGVPELKPLTRYEAMRLGPGWSHSCHAMLYAPNPGMLFGRIPLRYAVLMQMRFDGLLGFPGGFVDRRYWSLEDGLNRVLGLGLGCVRLTEADYLCSHLTEGPHRVVAHFYARQLTLEELHTIEISAVHSRDHGLEVMGMVRVPLYTQKDRMGGLPNFLGNSFVGTAKFQLLFALKILNMVPEEKLAEAVAATQKPKKPAIDHAAAAKAANELAGPARAGNEFQDSAENQAAAQAAAELAEQPAAVPESQAALEQLAAAPVAEAVAAEQPVQPRADAAAEQAVAEPME; from the exons ATGGCGGCCATGGGCGCGATGGCGGCCCTGGGGGCGCTGCCGGCGGGCGCGGGGGCGCTGCCGCCGCTGCCGACGCTGGGGGTGCCGGGCGTGCCCGAGCTGAAGCCGCTGACGCGCTACGAGGCCATGCGGCTGGGCCCCGGCTGGAGCCACTCGTGCCACGCCATGCTCTACGCGCCCAACCCGGGCATGCTGTTCGGCCGCATCCCGCTGCGCTACGCCGTGCTG ATGCAGATGCGCTTTGACGGCCTGCTGGGCTTCCCCGGGGGGTTCGTGGATCGGCGCTACTGGTCCCTGGAGGACGGTCTGAACCGGGTGCTGGGCTTGGGTTTGGGCTGCGTGCGCCTGACGGAGGCTGACTATCTGTGCTCGCACCTGACAGAGGGGCCACATCGCGTGGTGGCACACTTCTACGCCCGGCAGCTGaccctggaggagctgcacacCATCGAGATCAGCGCCGTGCACTCCCGAGACCACGGGCTGGAG GTGATGGGCATGGTTCGTGTCCCCCTCTACACCCAGAAGGACCGCATGGGTGGGCTGCCAAACTTCCTGGGCAACTCCTTTGTTGGAACTGCCAAATTCCAGCTGCTCTTTGCCCTGAAGATCTTGAACATGGTGCCGGAGGAGAAGCTGGCCGAGGCGGTGGCAGCCACGCAGAAGCCGAAGAAGCCGGCGATCGACCACGCGGCAGCGGCTAAGGCAGCGAACGAGCTGGCGGGGCCTGCTAGAGCGGGCAACGAATTTCAAGATAGTGCCGAGAACCAGGCGGCTGCGCAGGCCGCGGCTGAGCTAGCGGAGCAGCCGGCGGCCGTGCCGGAGAGCCAGGCTGCGTTGGAGCAGCTGGCGGCTGCGCCCGTGGCCGAGGCCGTGGCGGCGGAGCAGCCggtgcagcccagggcagaCGCTGCGGCAGAGCAGGCGGTGGCTGAGCCGATGGAGTGA